From Synoicihabitans lomoniglobus, the proteins below share one genomic window:
- a CDS encoding polysaccharide biosynthesis/export family protein produces the protein MALFLALFCSFATAQSTDSPPPFPSSQAPIRFDINFPGGSAHALVEMLQEVSGEPVNAFIPATASPFVLPPLSYRNVTVEEVLAPLRWFQNVAILHDGVIKSQREGYEWGLDRGIWVMQVQTVTNVPDIFEVEPVNIRRLLAHYSIDDLTTAVDSAWKLQGAPSESALLFHPETSLLILKGRRLDLETARKVLQNLAIDETVPEVPSLDVHVLGAVNKPGSYAVPAKGTLIDAIAQAGGVTRLADRRKVTIRRENESPSPSFEVNLYDILNGAAPATSLQSGDTIFVTERIR, from the coding sequence GTGGCCCTTTTTCTCGCTTTGTTCTGCTCCTTTGCCACAGCCCAAAGCACCGATTCTCCTCCTCCCTTCCCTTCATCCCAAGCACCGATCCGCTTCGACATCAACTTTCCCGGCGGTTCCGCCCATGCGCTGGTGGAAATGCTTCAGGAAGTCTCTGGGGAACCGGTCAATGCCTTTATTCCTGCGACAGCTAGTCCCTTCGTGCTCCCGCCTCTTAGCTATCGCAACGTGACGGTTGAAGAGGTCTTGGCACCGCTCCGTTGGTTCCAAAACGTGGCCATTCTCCATGATGGCGTGATCAAAAGTCAGCGGGAGGGATATGAGTGGGGGCTGGATCGTGGGATCTGGGTCATGCAGGTGCAAACGGTGACGAACGTTCCGGACATTTTTGAGGTCGAACCTGTCAATATCCGCCGCCTATTGGCTCACTACTCCATCGACGACCTCACCACTGCGGTCGACTCCGCATGGAAACTCCAGGGCGCACCCTCCGAGAGCGCCCTGCTCTTCCATCCCGAAACCTCACTCCTCATTCTCAAAGGGCGTCGCCTCGACCTCGAGACCGCTCGAAAAGTCCTACAGAACCTCGCCATTGATGAGACTGTTCCGGAAGTCCCATCACTCGACGTTCATGTCCTCGGGGCCGTAAACAAGCCCGGCTCCTATGCAGTCCCGGCGAAAGGCACGCTTATCGATGCCATTGCCCAAGCCGGCGGCGTGACAAGGCTAGCCGATAGGCGCAAGGTCACGATACGCCGGGAAAATGAGAGCCCTTCCCCATCGTTCGAAGTAAATCTTTATGACATCCTGAATGGCGCAGCCCCAGCCACATCCCTACAGTCCGGTGATACCATCTTCGTCACAGAGCGAATCCGCTGA
- the nadB gene encoding L-aspartate oxidase has protein sequence MSQSFDVLVLGSGIAGLSFALKAAKDGHAVAILTKKTKADSNTNWAQGGIAAVTGPEDDVEKHVQDTLVAGDGLCREKIVREIVRDGPARVQELVDMGLKFSREADGSYDLGREGGHSERRILHVKDMTGKAIEDALLRAISREPRVALYEHLFGIDLITVGKGKQRRLQGLYALDVHDGRVITFRAPVIMLSTGGAGRVYQFTTNPEIATGDGIAMAFRAGVEIRNLEFIQFHPTTLFTADDKRFLISEAVRGEGAVLRNLAGEAFMTRYHHQADLAPRDIVARAIDAEMKQSGAPHVWLDITHRNATYLRKRFPKIYKTCKQLGFDLAKDYLPVVPAAHYTCGGVATNLAGETALPGLYACGEVSCTGLHGANRLASNSLLEAVVVAHRASASVTTYLKRNAKRRSLPIPEWVNLGGTDEDERVVISHNWDELRRAMWDYVGIMRTTKRLERARTRIALLEREIHDYYWNFTVDPELLELRNMATVARLIVACALQRSESRGLHAITDFPQTRKRALDSKVRLS, from the coding sequence ATGTCCCAATCATTTGACGTTCTGGTTCTCGGCAGCGGCATCGCCGGCCTGAGTTTTGCGCTCAAAGCCGCCAAGGATGGACACGCGGTCGCCATCCTCACCAAGAAGACCAAGGCCGACTCCAACACCAATTGGGCGCAGGGCGGCATCGCCGCCGTCACCGGCCCCGAAGACGACGTCGAGAAACACGTGCAGGATACGCTCGTGGCGGGCGATGGGTTGTGCCGCGAAAAAATCGTGCGCGAAATCGTGCGCGACGGTCCGGCTCGCGTGCAGGAACTCGTCGACATGGGGCTCAAGTTTTCGCGCGAGGCCGACGGCTCCTACGACCTCGGGCGCGAGGGCGGTCACAGCGAACGCCGCATCCTCCACGTTAAGGACATGACCGGCAAAGCCATCGAGGACGCGCTCCTGCGCGCCATCAGCCGCGAGCCGCGCGTGGCGCTTTACGAGCATTTGTTTGGCATCGATCTCATCACCGTGGGCAAAGGCAAACAACGTCGCCTGCAGGGTCTCTACGCGCTCGATGTGCACGATGGTCGCGTCATCACCTTCCGGGCCCCGGTCATCATGCTGTCGACGGGCGGGGCCGGTCGCGTTTACCAGTTTACCACCAACCCCGAAATCGCCACCGGCGACGGCATCGCCATGGCATTTCGCGCCGGCGTGGAAATCCGCAATCTGGAGTTCATCCAGTTTCACCCCACCACCCTGTTCACGGCCGACGACAAACGCTTCCTCATCAGCGAAGCCGTGCGCGGCGAAGGCGCCGTGCTGCGCAATCTCGCCGGTGAGGCGTTCATGACCCGCTACCATCATCAGGCCGATCTCGCGCCACGTGACATCGTCGCTCGCGCCATCGATGCCGAGATGAAGCAAAGCGGCGCGCCCCACGTGTGGCTGGACATCACCCACCGCAACGCGACCTATCTGCGCAAGCGCTTCCCCAAGATCTACAAGACCTGCAAACAACTGGGTTTCGACCTCGCCAAGGATTACCTGCCGGTCGTGCCCGCCGCCCACTACACCTGTGGCGGTGTCGCCACGAACCTCGCCGGCGAGACCGCGTTGCCGGGACTCTATGCGTGCGGCGAGGTCTCCTGCACCGGCCTGCACGGGGCCAATCGCCTGGCCAGCAACTCCCTGCTCGAAGCCGTGGTCGTGGCTCACCGCGCCTCGGCATCCGTGACGACCTACCTCAAACGGAACGCCAAACGCCGCTCGTTGCCGATTCCCGAATGGGTCAACCTCGGCGGCACCGACGAAGATGAACGCGTCGTCATCAGCCACAATTGGGACGAGCTGCGCCGGGCCATGTGGGACTACGTGGGCATCATGCGCACGACCAAACGCCTCGAACGCGCCCGCACTCGCATCGCCCTGCTCGAACGCGAGATTCACGACTACTATTGGAATTTCACGGTCGATCCCGAGCTGCTTGAACTGCGCAACATGGCCACCGTCGCCCGCCTCATCGTGGCCTGTGCGTTGCAACGCAGCGAAAGCCGGGGCCTGCACGCCATCACCGATTTTCCCCAAACCAGGAAGCGCGCCTTGGACAGCAAGGTCCGGCTGAGCTAG
- a CDS encoding antibiotic biosynthesis monooxygenase family protein → MSASAEIAQTPEPPYYAVIFTSTLTADTDGYDAMATRMVELAREQPGFLGMESARGSDGLGITVSYWQDVESIRAWKAVGEHRAAQATGKSRWYEHFAVRISKVERAY, encoded by the coding sequence ATGAGTGCCTCCGCCGAAATCGCCCAGACTCCCGAGCCGCCTTACTACGCGGTCATCTTCACGTCGACTTTGACTGCCGACACCGACGGTTACGACGCCATGGCGACGCGCATGGTGGAACTGGCGCGAGAGCAACCCGGATTCCTCGGCATGGAGAGCGCCCGTGGTTCCGACGGTCTCGGGATCACGGTGAGTTACTGGCAGGACGTCGAATCCATCCGCGCGTGGAAAGCCGTCGGCGAACACCGCGCCGCCCAAGCCACCGGCAAGTCGCGGTGGTATGAGCACTTCGCCGTGCGTATCAGCAAGGTCGAGCGAGCCTACTGA
- a CDS encoding DMT family transporter, whose product MPVSLHLLIPLASSVGYVAGVLLLKRSAAFGIGVWRTTFLANILHAVCIAPAWALGPGHGEGAAWWQPIVAGSLFFIGQVATFNAIERGDVSVATPVLGSKILLVALFSALFLPDPVPLKWWIAAALSVTAIALLNRQPKRAHGTVATTAMAPTILSALGAALAFACCDVLVQKWAPAWGPGRFVPLMFGSLALASFALIPVFRAPLREIPQPALPWVLGGATLLGLQAVGINLTIGIFGDATAVNVVYSSRGLWSVLAVWWIGHWFLNDEKKLGSAVLRFRLIGATLMLAAIGLVLV is encoded by the coding sequence ATGCCCGTCTCGCTTCACCTTCTGATCCCGCTCGCGAGCAGCGTCGGCTACGTCGCCGGCGTGCTGCTGCTCAAGCGCAGCGCCGCGTTCGGAATCGGCGTGTGGCGCACCACCTTTCTGGCCAACATTCTGCACGCTGTGTGCATCGCGCCGGCTTGGGCCTTGGGACCGGGGCACGGCGAGGGAGCCGCCTGGTGGCAGCCCATCGTGGCTGGCAGCCTGTTTTTCATCGGGCAAGTCGCCACCTTCAACGCCATCGAACGCGGTGACGTGTCGGTCGCCACCCCGGTATTGGGCTCGAAAATACTCCTCGTGGCACTCTTCAGCGCCCTCTTTCTGCCGGACCCCGTTCCGCTGAAATGGTGGATCGCCGCGGCGCTCAGTGTGACCGCGATTGCCCTGCTCAATCGCCAACCCAAGCGAGCTCACGGAACCGTCGCCACCACCGCCATGGCTCCAACCATCCTGTCCGCCCTCGGCGCGGCCCTGGCGTTCGCATGTTGCGACGTGCTGGTGCAAAAATGGGCCCCGGCCTGGGGACCCGGACGCTTCGTTCCTCTGATGTTTGGGAGCCTCGCGTTGGCATCGTTTGCCCTCATCCCCGTCTTTCGGGCTCCGCTGCGAGAAATTCCTCAACCGGCCCTGCCGTGGGTGCTCGGCGGGGCGACGCTGCTCGGGCTCCAAGCGGTCGGCATCAATCTCACCATTGGCATCTTCGGCGACGCCACCGCCGTCAACGTGGTCTACAGTTCCCGCGGACTCTGGTCGGTGTTGGCCGTTTGGTGGATCGGACATTGGTTTCTCAACGACGAAAAAAAGCTCGGCTCCGCGGTGCTCCGTTTCCGCCTGATCGGCGCCACGCTCATGCTCGCCGCCATCGGACTCGTGTTGGTGTGA
- a CDS encoding DNA translocase FtsK produces the protein MPATSSPFVDPPDLADASSVAANAVHEGETASQDLLSEDEARLAVWREEMESRIEERATAQARHRDQLEDALDHLQSLRDSAREDTSDGTTAPDVALPVLGAKTEAAAELPAPFTSEDMVDYQKPSLDLLRAPADDEHEFSSAADLAESKRLLQDALDSFAIDAFVHDAIVGPRVTQFRVRPGFGVRVESIAALDKNIALTMSANAVRIQAPIPGENYVGIEIPNRNSAPLTLRGSLENPAWINTTAEIPLMLGVDIAGRHIICDLARAPHALIAGATGSGKSVCISNLILSLIYRFRPDELELVLIDPKIVEFAIYRDLPHLIHPVVTDPKQACQALKWLVREMEHRYEILAEKNVRNLAGYNAKAAKEGFKPLPFMVLVIDELADLMITAPAEIETSIARIAQMSRAVGIHTVLATQRPSVNVITGVIKANYPTRMAFQVSSQVDSRTIIDGKGAESLQGRGDMLYSPPGIGRLQRLQAPFVDDAEIERIVGFLKDQVPPRYRVELRDEDAPGPSESIDGETAMVGADPMIKEALEVITTHGRASTSYLQRRLKIGYNRAASLMEEMEQRRYIGPQVGSNPREVYVQPGDLQFD, from the coding sequence ATGCCCGCCACGTCCTCTCCCTTTGTTGATCCGCCCGATTTGGCTGACGCTTCCTCGGTCGCCGCCAATGCTGTCCACGAGGGCGAGACGGCGTCCCAGGATCTGCTCTCGGAGGATGAGGCCCGTTTGGCGGTTTGGCGCGAAGAGATGGAGTCGCGCATCGAGGAACGCGCCACGGCGCAGGCGCGGCATCGCGACCAGTTGGAAGATGCGCTGGACCACCTCCAGTCGCTCCGCGATTCCGCCCGAGAGGACACGAGCGATGGCACCACGGCACCGGATGTGGCGTTGCCGGTCTTGGGAGCCAAGACGGAGGCCGCTGCGGAGTTACCGGCGCCGTTTACGTCGGAGGATATGGTCGACTACCAGAAGCCCTCGTTGGATCTGCTGCGGGCACCGGCCGACGATGAACACGAATTCTCCAGCGCCGCCGATTTGGCCGAGAGCAAACGGCTCCTGCAGGACGCGCTCGATAGTTTCGCCATCGATGCGTTCGTGCACGACGCCATCGTCGGTCCGCGCGTCACGCAGTTTCGCGTGCGTCCGGGTTTTGGCGTCCGGGTGGAATCGATTGCGGCGCTCGATAAAAACATCGCCCTCACAATGTCGGCCAACGCGGTGCGGATTCAGGCTCCCATCCCGGGTGAAAACTACGTCGGAATCGAGATACCCAACCGCAACTCCGCACCGTTGACGCTCCGCGGGTCGCTGGAGAACCCGGCGTGGATCAATACCACGGCGGAGATTCCGCTGATGCTCGGCGTCGACATCGCGGGTCGCCACATCATCTGCGACCTGGCGCGGGCGCCTCACGCGTTGATCGCGGGTGCGACGGGCTCGGGCAAATCGGTCTGTATCAGCAATCTCATTCTCTCGCTGATCTACCGGTTCCGGCCGGACGAATTGGAGCTGGTGCTCATCGATCCCAAAATCGTCGAGTTCGCGATTTACCGTGACCTGCCGCACTTGATTCACCCCGTCGTCACCGATCCCAAACAAGCATGTCAGGCCCTCAAGTGGCTCGTGCGCGAGATGGAGCACCGTTACGAAATTCTCGCCGAGAAAAACGTGCGCAATCTCGCGGGTTACAACGCCAAGGCCGCCAAGGAAGGGTTCAAGCCGCTGCCCTTCATGGTGCTCGTGATCGATGAGCTCGCCGATCTCATGATCACCGCGCCCGCCGAGATCGAGACCTCCATCGCGCGGATTGCGCAAATGTCGCGCGCCGTGGGCATTCACACCGTGCTCGCGACTCAGCGCCCCTCGGTCAATGTCATCACCGGCGTCATCAAGGCCAATTACCCGACACGGATGGCCTTCCAAGTTTCATCGCAAGTCGACAGCCGCACCATCATCGACGGCAAGGGCGCGGAGTCGCTGCAAGGTCGCGGTGACATGCTTTACAGTCCGCCAGGCATCGGACGACTGCAACGCCTCCAGGCTCCGTTCGTGGACGACGCGGAGATCGAACGCATCGTCGGTTTTCTCAAGGATCAAGTGCCGCCGCGTTACCGCGTCGAACTCCGTGACGAAGACGCGCCGGGTCCGTCCGAGAGCATTGACGGCGAGACCGCGATGGTCGGGGCCGACCCGATGATAAAAGAGGCGTTGGAAGTCATCACGACGCACGGCCGCGCGAGCACCAGTTATCTGCAGCGGAGACTCAAGATCGGCTACAACCGCGCCGCCTCGCTCATGGAGGAGATGGAGCAACGTCGCTACATCGGCCCGCAGGTGGGCTCCAATCCGCGCGAGGTCTACGTCCAACCGGGCGACCTGCAGTTCGACTGA
- the recD2 gene encoding SF1B family DNA helicase RecD2: protein MSAEQLTGVLERIIFSNDENHYTIAEFRAGDGAEKTTIVGTLPGVQCGETLHLEGQWTHHSQHGAQFKIAGFRSTLPSTVYGIRKYLGSGLVPGIGKVYANKIVDVFGTDTFRVLTEESARLRTVPGIGKKRVAGIKAAWDEQRAFRELYIFLQTYGVTNSQCVKLNKAYGAEAQKIVQTEPYRAAREIDGIGFKTADRIAINLGFANDAPPRLDAGLIYALETLQEEGHTAIREADLIAHAAEMLETTKDRLEARIAALIDSFALVRHWPAQEADPLPGSGFIQLPILNRAEEKIARVVQRLEAVPSGLPPIKIEAAITWAQEKASIEFAAKQAEGVRTALATKMSILTGGPGTGKTTILRALVDILRAKKVRVHLAAPTGRAAQRLAETTGGFASTIHRLLKFDPSKGHFTTNEDHPLATDFLVVDEASMLDTRLASALLQAVPSSAHLLLVGDTDQLPSVGAGNVLQDLIATQRIAVTRLDVIHRQKGQSGIVTTAHAINGGDPTLPPTVPELAALQAWSDLNFIPATDQQDCVNKVLTLCRETLPKLHPWIKPSQDIQVLAPMHRGTAGVANLNASLQEALNGGRQGIKFAAGEFRPGDKIIQLRNNYDKNLFNGDIGVVVSTDGINGTLTANFDKEEHTFERTEFGDLGLAYTISIHKSQGSEYPIVVIPLLKAHFMMLQRNLLYTAITRGKKKVYLVGEPAAYGMAVRNHEAKVRSTHLKQKIAALQ, encoded by the coding sequence ATGAGCGCTGAGCAACTCACCGGTGTCCTCGAGCGCATCATTTTCTCGAACGACGAAAACCACTACACCATCGCTGAGTTTCGGGCGGGCGACGGAGCCGAAAAGACCACCATCGTCGGCACCCTCCCGGGCGTGCAATGCGGCGAGACGTTGCATCTCGAAGGCCAGTGGACCCATCACAGTCAGCACGGCGCGCAGTTTAAAATCGCCGGGTTCCGCTCCACCCTGCCGTCGACCGTGTATGGGATTCGCAAATACCTCGGCAGCGGCCTCGTGCCCGGCATTGGCAAAGTCTACGCCAACAAAATCGTCGACGTGTTCGGCACCGATACGTTTCGCGTGCTCACCGAAGAAAGCGCCCGCCTGCGCACCGTGCCCGGCATCGGCAAAAAACGTGTCGCCGGCATCAAAGCCGCGTGGGACGAACAACGCGCCTTTCGCGAACTCTACATCTTTCTCCAAACCTACGGCGTCACCAACTCGCAGTGCGTGAAGCTCAACAAAGCCTACGGCGCCGAGGCTCAAAAAATCGTCCAAACCGAACCTTACCGCGCCGCCCGCGAAATCGATGGCATCGGCTTTAAGACCGCCGACCGCATCGCCATCAACCTCGGCTTCGCCAACGACGCCCCGCCCCGCCTTGATGCCGGCCTGATCTACGCGCTCGAAACGCTCCAAGAGGAGGGTCACACCGCCATTCGCGAGGCCGACCTGATCGCGCATGCCGCCGAGATGTTGGAGACCACGAAAGACCGGCTCGAAGCGCGCATCGCCGCGCTCATCGATTCCTTCGCCCTTGTGCGCCATTGGCCCGCCCAGGAAGCCGACCCGTTGCCCGGATCGGGCTTCATCCAGCTGCCGATCCTCAACCGCGCTGAAGAAAAAATCGCGCGCGTCGTGCAACGTCTTGAGGCCGTGCCGTCCGGCTTGCCTCCGATTAAAATCGAAGCCGCCATCACGTGGGCCCAGGAAAAGGCCTCCATTGAATTCGCGGCCAAACAAGCCGAAGGGGTGCGCACCGCCTTGGCCACGAAGATGAGTATCCTCACCGGCGGACCCGGAACGGGCAAGACGACCATCTTGCGCGCGCTGGTGGATATTCTCCGCGCCAAAAAGGTGCGGGTCCACCTCGCTGCGCCCACCGGACGCGCCGCCCAGCGTCTCGCCGAAACCACCGGCGGCTTCGCATCGACGATCCACCGGTTGCTCAAGTTCGATCCGTCAAAAGGACACTTCACGACCAACGAAGATCACCCCCTTGCGACCGACTTCCTCGTTGTCGACGAAGCATCCATGCTCGATACGCGCCTCGCCTCCGCGCTACTGCAAGCGGTGCCCTCGAGCGCCCACTTGTTGCTCGTGGGCGACACCGATCAGCTCCCTTCCGTCGGCGCGGGCAACGTGCTCCAGGACCTGATCGCCACTCAACGCATCGCCGTGACGCGTCTCGATGTCATTCATCGCCAGAAAGGTCAAAGCGGCATCGTCACCACGGCGCACGCCATCAATGGCGGCGACCCGACGCTCCCGCCCACGGTGCCCGAACTCGCCGCGCTACAAGCGTGGAGCGACCTCAACTTCATCCCCGCCACCGACCAACAGGACTGCGTCAACAAAGTCCTCACGCTCTGTCGCGAAACGCTGCCGAAGCTCCACCCCTGGATAAAACCCAGCCAGGACATTCAAGTGCTCGCGCCCATGCATCGCGGCACCGCCGGCGTGGCCAATCTCAACGCCTCGCTCCAGGAAGCGCTCAACGGCGGCCGCCAGGGCATCAAATTCGCCGCCGGTGAATTTCGACCCGGCGACAAGATCATTCAGCTGCGCAACAACTACGATAAAAACCTCTTCAACGGGGACATCGGCGTGGTGGTTTCGACCGACGGCATCAACGGCACTTTGACCGCCAACTTCGACAAGGAGGAACACACCTTTGAGCGCACCGAGTTCGGCGATCTCGGTCTCGCCTACACCATCAGCATCCACAAGTCACAAGGATCTGAATACCCCATCGTGGTCATCCCCTTGCTCAAGGCGCACTTCATGATGCTCCAGCGCAACCTCCTCTACACCGCCATCACGCGCGGCAAAAAGAAGGTCTACCTCGTCGGCGAACCGGCGGCCTACGGCATGGCCGTCCGCAACCACGAAGCCAAAGTCCGCAGCACCCACCTGAAGCAAAAAATCGCCGCGCTTCAGTAG
- a CDS encoding RNA polymerase sigma factor, translated as MDEGIGALTRAMGRLEEDAYRRFFHEYFPRLRAYAHRLTQGNTILADDVTQDTFLRVVRHIRPINSSEELWCWLVLLSRCAFLDAVRKERRYLSLLHNYEIDAEIQSSPSRNTIEGHEALSAALRRLHQRERQMLLAKYRDDETNHSIARSHGLSPKAVESRLSRIRAKLKTILPSSIPPPR; from the coding sequence GTGGACGAGGGGATCGGCGCGCTCACCCGTGCGATGGGCCGATTGGAGGAGGACGCCTATCGACGGTTTTTTCACGAATACTTCCCGCGGCTGCGCGCTTACGCGCATCGCTTGACCCAAGGGAACACCATCCTTGCCGACGACGTAACCCAAGACACGTTCCTACGCGTGGTTCGCCACATCCGGCCGATCAATTCTTCCGAAGAACTTTGGTGCTGGCTCGTGCTGCTGTCGCGTTGCGCCTTTCTTGATGCGGTGCGCAAAGAACGTCGATACCTGTCCTTGCTGCACAACTACGAAATCGATGCCGAGATCCAATCCTCTCCCAGTCGCAATACCATTGAGGGTCACGAAGCCCTCTCCGCCGCGCTCCGTCGCCTCCATCAGCGCGAACGTCAGATGCTCCTCGCGAAATATCGCGACGACGAGACCAACCATTCGATAGCCCGGTCTCACGGCCTATCCCCCAAAGCTGTGGAATCCCGACTGAGCCGTATCCGGGCCAAGCTCAAAACCATCCTCCCGTCGTCCATTCCCCCTCCCCGATGA
- a CDS encoding methyltransferase yields the protein MQIFDTPVYDLPSIAFFGRSLTEYRKFFDLDLDALCGRSVLDVAAGPASFTAEACRAGIEAVAVDPLYGKGAEALAAHVQLDYGHMFNRMRETANQARFRFKSFASIDAAERDRRAAAQRFLNDYDAHFVHGRYFGAALPQLPFLDRGFDVVLCAHLLFLYPASFDYAFHVAACRELMRVARDEVRIHPICGPDGKPYAELTRLTAELRDAGIEAREVAIDYEFFVGSNTTLILTRLSS from the coding sequence ATGCAAATTTTTGATACGCCCGTTTATGACCTTCCATCGATCGCTTTTTTTGGGCGATCTCTAACCGAGTATCGGAAGTTCTTCGACCTCGATCTTGATGCCTTGTGCGGTCGCTCCGTGCTCGATGTCGCGGCGGGACCCGCCTCATTCACCGCCGAAGCCTGCCGGGCCGGGATCGAAGCGGTCGCCGTCGATCCGCTGTATGGCAAGGGCGCCGAGGCACTCGCCGCTCACGTGCAATTGGACTACGGCCACATGTTCAACCGTATGCGCGAAACCGCCAACCAAGCGCGCTTTCGCTTCAAGTCATTTGCGTCGATTGATGCGGCGGAACGCGATCGCCGCGCCGCGGCTCAACGGTTTCTGAACGATTACGATGCGCACTTTGTTCACGGTCGCTATTTCGGCGCTGCGTTGCCTCAGCTGCCGTTTTTGGATCGCGGCTTCGACGTCGTGCTCTGTGCCCATCTGCTGTTCCTTTACCCGGCGAGTTTCGACTATGCGTTTCACGTCGCCGCGTGCCGTGAGCTGATGCGGGTGGCGCGCGATGAAGTGCGCATCCATCCGATTTGCGGTCCCGATGGAAAACCGTATGCCGAGCTTACCCGGCTGACCGCCGAACTCCGTGATGCCGGAATCGAAGCCCGCGAAGTGGCGATCGACTACGAGTTCTTCGTGGGCAGCAATACCACCCTCATCCTCACGCGCCTTTCCTCATGA